One genomic window of Malaciobacter molluscorum LMG 25693 includes the following:
- the nusG gene encoding transcription termination/antitermination protein NusG, which produces MMAHKWYAIQTHSGSELTVKRALEKLAEEMGTDSIAEVLVPTEDLIEIKKNKKVIVERPLYPAYAFAKIDLDTALWHRIQSMPKVGRFIGESKKPTPLADKDINLILEKVNNRSAAKPKVSFDEGEMVRINEGPFANFNGIVEDFDMSSGILKLNVSIFGRNTPVEISYTQVERVI; this is translated from the coding sequence ATTATGGCACATAAATGGTACGCAATTCAAACTCACTCTGGTAGTGAATTAACAGTTAAAAGAGCATTAGAAAAACTTGCTGAAGAGATGGGAACAGATAGCATTGCAGAAGTTCTTGTTCCTACAGAAGATTTAATAGAGATTAAAAAAAATAAAAAAGTTATAGTAGAAAGACCACTTTATCCTGCATACGCATTTGCTAAAATTGATTTAGATACTGCATTATGGCATAGAATTCAATCAATGCCAAAAGTAGGAAGATTTATTGGTGAATCAAAAAAACCAACACCATTAGCAGATAAAGATATTAATCTTATCTTAGAAAAAGTTAATAATAGATCTGCAGCAAAACCAAAAGTTTCATTTGATGAAGGTGAAATGGTTAGAATTAATGAAGGTCCATTTGCAAACTTTAATGGTATTGTAGAGGATTTTGATATGAGTTCTGGTATTTTAAAACTTAATGTTTCTATTTTTGGTAGAAATACACCAGTTGAAATATCATATACTCAAGTAGAAAGAGTAATTTAA
- the rplK gene encoding 50S ribosomal protein L11, with translation MAKKVEGTLKLQIPAGAANPSPPVGPALGQRGINIMEFCKAFNEKTKDKAGFTIPVEITVYADKSFTFVLKQPPMTDLIKKVSGIKKGSDNPLKNKIGKLTKEQVLEIVDLKIADLNTDDKEQAAKIVAGSARSMGIDVEA, from the coding sequence ATGGCTAAAAAAGTAGAAGGTACACTTAAACTTCAAATACCAGCTGGAGCTGCAAATCCATCACCTCCTGTAGGACCTGCATTAGGTCAAAGAGGTATCAATATTATGGAATTTTGTAAAGCTTTTAATGAAAAAACAAAAGATAAAGCAGGATTTACAATCCCTGTTGAAATTACTGTATATGCAGATAAAAGTTTTACATTTGTATTAAAACAACCACCGATGACTGATTTAATTAAAAAAGTTTCAGGAATTAAAAAAGGTTCTGACAATCCACTTAAAAATAAAATTGGAAAGTTAACTAAAGAACAAGTATTAGAAATTGTTGATTTAAAAATTGCTGATTTAAATACTGATGATAAAGAGCAAGCTGCAAAAATCGTTGCTGGTTCTGCAAGATCAATGGGTATTGACGTAGAAGCATAA
- the rplJ gene encoding 50S ribosomal protein L10, whose amino-acid sequence MTKQQKAEVIDFLTSEFKESQAIVVCDYKGLTHKELESLRKSAKDNGAKVQVAKNTLVTVAVKNAELGEIELSGTNVFIWSEDQISACKVADKFAQEKTDKFVIKSGIIEGEPADLDRVNAFAKLPSRDELIGMLLSVWTAPARNLATGLDNLRAKKEEEAA is encoded by the coding sequence ATGACTAAACAACAAAAAGCTGAAGTTATCGATTTTTTAACTTCTGAATTTAAAGAGTCTCAAGCAATTGTAGTTTGTGATTATAAAGGTTTGACTCATAAAGAGTTAGAGTCTTTAAGAAAATCTGCAAAAGATAATGGGGCAAAAGTTCAGGTTGCTAAAAATACTCTTGTGACTGTTGCAGTTAAAAATGCAGAGTTAGGAGAAATCGAATTATCAGGAACAAACGTTTTCATTTGGTCTGAAGATCAAATTTCTGCTTGTAAAGTAGCAGATAAATTTGCACAAGAAAAAACTGATAAGTTTGTTATTAAATCTGGTATTATTGAAGGTGAACCAGCTGATCTTGATAGAGTTAATGCATTTGCTAAATTACCATCTAGAGATGAGCTTATTGGTATGTTACTTTCTGTTTGGACAGCACCTGCAAGAAATCTTGCTACAGGGCTTGACAATCTTAGAGCAAAAAAAGAAGAAGAAGCTGCTTAA
- the rplL gene encoding 50S ribosomal protein L7/L12, whose product MAISKEDVLEYISGLSVLELSELVKEFEEKFGVSAQPTVVAGGAVAGGAAEAAEEKTEFNVVLKDAGAKKINVIKVIRALTGLGLKEAKAMAEEAGAVVKEGASKEDAEAAKAELEGAGATVELA is encoded by the coding sequence ATGGCAATTTCTAAAGAAGATGTATTAGAATACATTTCAGGTTTATCTGTATTAGAGTTATCTGAATTAGTAAAAGAATTCGAAGAAAAATTTGGTGTATCTGCACAACCAACAGTTGTAGCTGGTGGAGCAGTTGCTGGTGGAGCTGCTGAAGCTGCTGAAGAAAAAACTGAATTCAACGTAGTATTAAAAGATGCTGGTGCTAAAAAAATTAACGTTATTAAAGTAATTAGAGCGTTAACTGGATTAGGATTAAAAGAAGCAAAAGCAATGGCTGAAGAAGCTGGTGCAGTAGTTAAAGAAGGTGCTTCTAAAGAAGACGCTGAAGCTGCAAAAGCTGAATTAGAAGGTGCTGGAGCTACTGTAGAATTAGCATAA
- the rplA gene encoding 50S ribosomal protein L1, whose translation MAKVSKRYKALLEKIEDKNYSLVDACAQLKELKSAKFDESIEVALNLNVDPRHADQMIRGAVVLPHGTGKTVRVAVFAKGAKMDEAKAAGADIVGNDDLAADIQAGNINFDVLIATPDCMGIVGKVGRILGPKGLMPNPKTGTVTMDVTKAVSDAKGGQVTYRVDKKGNMQAAVGKVSFSDEAIKENIIAFVAAINKAKPASAKGRYISNAAVSLTMSPSVKLDTTELMDIK comes from the coding sequence ATGGCAAAAGTTTCAAAAAGATATAAAGCATTATTAGAAAAAATTGAAGATAAAAACTATTCATTAGTTGATGCTTGTGCTCAATTAAAAGAATTAAAATCTGCTAAGTTTGATGAGAGTATTGAAGTTGCTCTTAACTTAAATGTTGATCCAAGACACGCTGATCAAATGATTAGAGGTGCAGTTGTTCTTCCTCATGGTACTGGTAAAACTGTAAGAGTTGCAGTTTTTGCAAAAGGTGCAAAAATGGATGAAGCTAAAGCAGCTGGTGCAGATATTGTTGGTAATGATGATTTAGCGGCAGATATTCAAGCTGGGAACATCAATTTTGATGTATTAATTGCTACACCTGATTGTATGGGTATCGTAGGTAAAGTTGGTAGAATTCTTGGGCCAAAAGGTTTAATGCCTAATCCTAAAACTGGTACAGTAACTATGGACGTAACAAAAGCAGTTAGTGATGCAAAAGGTGGTCAAGTTACATATAGAGTTGATAAAAAAGGTAACATGCAAGCAGCAGTTGGAAAAGTTTCTTTTTCTGATGAAGCAATCAAAGAAAATATTATAGCTTTCGTTGCAGCGATTAACAAAGCTAAACCTGCAAGTGCAAAAGGAAGATATATTTCTAATGCAGCAGTTTCATTAACTATGTCACCATCTGTTAAATTAGATACTACAGAATTAATGGATATTAAATAA
- the secE gene encoding preprotein translocase subunit SecE: MNKFKTYYKNAKEELFKVIFPIKEQIRTAFLSVFVVVTVITLFLALIDTVMSLSISSVMN; encoded by the coding sequence TCAAAACTTATTATAAAAATGCTAAAGAAGAACTTTTTAAAGTTATTTTTCCAATAAAAGAACAAATTAGAACTGCGTTCTTATCTGTTTTTGTAGTTGTTACTGTTATTACATTGTTTTTAGCATTAATTGATACAGTTATGTCTTTAAGTATATCTTCAGTAATGAATTAA